TTGGCCCCCTCCTCGTCGTCCGGTCGCTACGCACGGTGAAGGGTTGGCCTtctcccagctgcggtccatcACTCGTCTCGCGCCCGATGCGCAGGTACGAACTCGTCTCGCGCACAGTGCCGCAGGActaagctcgtctcgcgcacggtgcagcaggactgacctcgtctcgcgcacggtgttGCGGGACCAAGCTCGCCTCGCACCCGATGCTGCAGGACGGGTCGATGGAGGCCAGgtggccggcctattgggtctcgacgctgggggtagcccaggggtgcgaaaggtgggACTTTTCCGCTTGTCTCTTTGGTTGGGATAGCAGcaggtctcgggtgaggtggtgtcaaggtcttggatgccggggcggcggccccggtgGTGGTTGCGTGGTACTCTCGGGCAGAGGCCGTGGCTTGGTGttgcccggtggccatggccgtgtgggtgtcatggttgccggggtgtggcgttcggtggagGTGAGTTTTGGAcgaggtgaaaacctgttctatcttcggacggaccggcggcggcgaagctcgttcccttcttgaaggcgtcgtcgcggctctcattgcctgtcgtgcggctccgggggaaactctgatcctcggattggacggcggcggcgctccggtgtcgtacccttcctgaaggcgccgccttggagcccacggttcgtcatatgcggcttattttcatctcttcgcggtggtagtgctagggatggtgttgccgcgctcagcgcctatgtatcatgCCTTGGGTGTGTGAGTGTGTTGTGATGGCGTGCGTTTGTACTGAGTTGTTGGGatcgtgctttatatataaagcggggcgaaagcctttttgggtAAGATACAAAGCTAGCCAAGAAGAAGGGCCAATGTGGCAACCCTAGTCTGTCCGAGGTTAAGGACGTTAACTAAAAGTCACGCCGCAACCACGGGAACAAGCACCGAGATGGTAGCGACATCGAAGACGGCGAGGTGGTAGATCATGGGAACCCGCCGACGATTGGGTCCGACGAAGTTCACTGCCACCGCATCGCTGGGTTGCACAGCCGATGACTTGCCCTCTTTGCGGGGAGTAGGCCATGGCGACCGTTTCCCCCCCCCAAAAACCAACCCTGGTCCATGCTTCGCGGCGGCGGAGGGAAGGTATTCTTCCCCTCCCGCTGAAGCATATTCTTCTAGGACTCACGACAGTCCGATGAGCGGGCTGCCAGACATAGTGAAGACATGTTGTGGGAAATGGAGATCCGCCCCGGCCGGCATTAGACTAATTTTATTCAGTCCATTATAGTTTAGTTAAAATATGTTTGAAATATAAATGTATTCGTCTGGTTTATATTAAAATCATCCGGTTCGGGTGAATTTCATTCGGTTTGTTGAAATGCGTTTTAGCCTTTTGGATAGCATTGGATGGCGGCTCCCGCATCCGCGTCCGCCAACTGGTTCCTCAGGTCCGCGAACGGATGCGGTGTCCGATTTGTGGGTCAGTATTGGAGATGCCCTGATATGCTCTCGACACGAAGCGCTCCGCTCGTGCGAGTTGGCCGCGCCGGGAGTCTTTTAGATTACTTCACATTTTGTTAGAGATCTGTTAATCGTAAAAAAAGAAATTTGTCCTTCCAGTTGTATTACTTGTTCGTCACCGAAAGGAAGTAACGGAAGAGTTTATTTCGCGACATGTGGTAGTTCCAAACGTACCTCAAAGCTTCTAGGAAAATTATGCCAGTGGGGACCCAGAAATCCGAGCTGAGGTCCTTGGAGTAGCCACCAAGCAGGACGACGGTTGCCCAGGTGAAGGCCAGCGTGCCCAAGGCGTTGCCAAGCCTCTCGATCAGCGCGATGAAGCGAACGAAGCGATTCAGCCCCATCTCCGGCGCGGTGGTGGCCTTGCCGGCGGGAGGATCCGTCGGCATCTGTACGCGGTGCTCGGTGACGATCGCCATTCTGCGCTAtttagagcagcagcaggagcagcaaaCAACACTACGCACACGCACTGGTCCTGTCCACACTCCCTGCAGCTGCTTGGTGGTGAGTTCTCGGGGTTTTCTCCTACAAATACCACCGACATATACTGTTTCTCTTccgtgaaaacaaaacaaaaggacTTGACTGTTTTCATATTCGTTGAGCCAACCAGGCACGTGAAACACTGGCAGATCAAGCCGCATGTGTCGATAAAACTCTGGTAAATTTCCGCGGACAACGTACAGACGTACTACGCACAGCCCAGTCGAGGACGGTGTCTTCCAAGTCGTCGTAGTGGAAAGCGACCTACCCGGCGCTCGCCGAGAGGCAAACGATCGATTCACATAGTTGGAAGCTTTTCAATGTTTTCGTTGTCACTTTGGATGTAGATAAATGATGTAGTCTTTAACGAAAAAAAAAACTCTCCCTCTTATGTAGGTTATCTACTCATTACACGTTGGCTCCGTCTTTGATAAATTCGTCGACAACTATAGCAGCATGACTTGCTTATAGTGCTACGTATGCATATGGAGCGGTTGGCCAAAAGGAAATTTCACAAACCTAGCTATGATACCACGAGTCCATGACACCGACAACACAGTGCAAATGAAGCTGAGATCCTTGGAGTAACCTCCGAGTAGGATGACGGTGGCCCAGGTGAAGGACAGCGTGCCCAAGGCGTCGCCAAGCCTCTCGATCAGCGCGACGAAGGGAACGAAGCCATTCAGCCCCTTCTCCGGCGCTGCAGCGGCCTTGCCGGCGGGAGGATCCGCCGGCATCTGTACGCGGCGCTCCGCGACGTTCGCCATTCTGCGCTATTAGAGtaactccagccgcgcccccaacaggcccctcaAGATGATTTTTTTAGCCCGCTGGATGCTCGAAAATCGGTCCAGTCGCGTTTCAGGAGCCCTTTTTCGCCGGTTTGGGCGCTGGGAAACCGGTTTTGGCGCGAACGGAAATgagcccgccgagtcagcgacacgcCGCTTCGTCATCCTCATTGCCTTGGTTCCGCGGGAATCAATGCAAAGGCTGCCGCGCCGGTCaccctccattgatgcctcacgggcggcgcagtgaaggcgccgCGACGCGCGTCCCGCCCGCTCCCGCCACGTGTCGCCCAGCATGCAGGTTCTCACCGCCCCGCTTCGGCTATAAAAGCCGACCTCCCCGCCGGTGAACGCCACATCTCGCCTTCTCTCGCCTCGTGTCACCACAATAGCAACTCTCCCCCTCTTCCCCCGCTGACGAGCAATGGCTGAGCGGTACCCCGGCGGTGAACGACTTCGGCCGATGCCATCTCCACGAAGAcgaggcgcgcctcctctacgaggccgactaTCCGGCACCCCTAGACATGCGGGTGCCAGGCACGTGGAAGTTGagcgccggcggcgtcccggtACCCCCGGTGCCCACCGGCGCCGAACGGCGGGCCGAGATCGCCCGCAGCTCGTCGCTGACGAAGGCGCAGCGAAACGAGCCGAGGTACGCCGCTGACAGCCACACGCTGTGGACGATGTACTTCGAGCTCCGCCGCGAAGACCAGATCGCCTCCACCAACGGCATCAtcccccgcggccgcctcaacgccgacgggcggcgcgagtggtggggcgtgtccggccgcaccctcgaggccgtcctcgaccacatcgagaccggcaacacgccgcgcctcgagtacccggcgcgcccgtccttctctcgccgccgcggcGAATGGAGGCGGTGACCTCCTCATCGTCAGGCTCCGGTTCGCTCTCCTCCGGGTCGCCGACGCTCCGCCCCGtgaagccggagccggaggagacgCCGCTTCGGTGTCGCACccgcagcggcgccctcgtcatcaacgagggcggccgccccTCCCCGCGTTTCCTCTGCCTCATCCGGTCGAAGACCGAGCCGGGGCTGCTACCCGTGAAGTCGGAGCACACGGAGATGGCCGCCGACGACGAgaccgccctcaagtgggcgaaagcggactacgtccgcgagcaggtggCGCGCCAGCGCCGGGCCTACGAGGAGATCAAGGCCCGGCGCCgcggacgcgacgagggcggcatcgtcgtcctcgacagcgacgacgacgaggatgcgcccgGGCCGTCCAACCTCCCGCGCGTTGGCGACCCTGgtcaggggtgcagcagggacggcgccGGCAAGTCGCAGCAGGGCGGCGTCGGtagcgacgacgacgaagacagcAGTGGCGACTACACCCGtttctacaggctcctcggcatgtagggcggcggcagcgggctccggcgggcggccGCAGCGGCGTAGTAGGGCTAGGCGTAGTTGTTctatgttcttttgtacaaatcTGAATGAAATCGCTGAGTTTACGACGTGTTTGTATGAATTTGAATCAAATTGCCGAGTTTGTGCCGTGTTTGGGGCGGCGACTGGAAATACAATCGCCCCCACGCCGAAATGAAACGCCCGTTTAGCCCCGGACGGCGCTTTTTCGGCGTgctgggggccgaacggctggagttGCTTTTAGAGCAGCAGCGAGGGCAGCAAACAACACTACACACACGCACTCTGGTCCAGTCCACACTCTCTACATGTGCTTGGTGGTGGGTTCTCGGGGTTTCGTCCTACAAATACGAGACATACTGTTTCTCTTCCgtgaaaagaaaacaaaaggactCGACTGTTTTCATATTCGTTGAGCCAACCAGGCACGTGAAACACTGGCAGATCAAGCCGCACGAGTCAAGAAAACTCTGGTAAATTTCCACGGACAACGTACAGATGCAGTACGCACAGCCCAGTCGAGGACGACAAATCCGATGCTCGCCGAGAGGCAGAGAATTCACATGGCCATGAAAGAGCTCTAGGCCCCGCTTGGAAGCTTTGTAATGTTTTTCACAAACCACCGACAACACAGTGCAAATGAATGATTACGTTTATTTTATAAAACTTTAAATAGCTAGAGAATAAATGATGAACAACCTACAATACAACCTGGCTTTTACATGAGCTTTCGTGCAGCCCATCATGGATCTCTGATCGGTAGCGAACGACTTCAACTTAATCATGGAACATGGATGCAGCGGACAAAAATACGACAGAATAAACAGGTTTCGACGTTCATGAACGACGTCAAACTGGCGGAGGGCCCAATTTACGGAAGGCGCTATACTTCCTCGGGTGAGCGCTCGCGGCCTACCGTAAGTTAGACATGCGTAAATGCATGTGCATTGCAACAGAAGATATTATTACGCATCTCACATATACACAGCATGCACAAATATCCGTGTGTTGTAACGGAAGTTATTGTTACACGCCTCACATATGCAtaaatgtccgtgcgttgcaacgaaagATATTGTTACACGCCTCACATATGCACAACGTGCACAAATGCCCATGCCCGGCCTGGAGGGCCGACATCTGGGCCGGGCTCATTAGACATGTGCATGGACAACCAGGCCTGGAGGCCTGAACGCGAATCTAACATCTGGGCCGAGCTCGGGTTCCACTTTCTCGCCAAGCCCGACATCCctagcccaagcccggcccgaagcACATGAACAATGACAttcctaattaaattaattatatTCAGGATACAACTCTTTGCTCAAGATGATGTGAACTGATCGATCAGTCTAGAATATGTAACCAATTGGCTAAGTCACTATATACCTAAATAGTTATTTTTTTGAGAATtatatacctaaatagttgatcctCATTATATCAATTCTCTCAACATACACACATGTCACCTCAccaagcatgccacatcatcatccCACTAATTATTTTGTCTTAACATGCACCAAAAATACTATTCATATTCtctctcaacatgcacacatcTCAACTCTCCACACATGTCACCTCATCATTAAttatatttctctcaacatgcatggAAAATACTACTTATATTCTATATATATTCACAACTATATAATACAATTTatcatatttattttattttgcttcaaaagaaattgcaAGAGATCTGTGCAACAAGTCACAGGGTATTATCTAGTCTATACCTATTAATAAAGGGATTAGTGCTTTTGCCCGCCCATCATCAAATTACCCTTGAAGTTGACaagaattacccaccaatgccatcgATAAGCGGCAAAAAACAACTCACTTTTTTAAGTCCTGGCTACCACGTCTGGTTCATGTATAATTATCCCAACATGCATCACGAGTGAACTATAGCCTTGCTCTTCCAATCGGGAGACTTGACTTCAAGTCTCACTTCTCTAATTTTTTCTGCTTTTCTCTTTGAATTCTGGTTGGTGTAAGATAGAAATGCCTCGCCCAAGCAACGCTTAGCAGATGGGTTGCACGGTGTTACAATTTCAGCCTAGTTTAACATTTTTTAGCAGATTCAAGTAATTTTTGAAATATTCATACCTTCCAAACCCTAACACCAAATTTAACGGTACTCCCCCCTCCCAGCCCCCGCGTCCTCCGCTCGGGCGGCTCGGGCAGCGACTAGGGTTTCCTCGCACCGCCACCCCCACCCTCCCTTTCTCCCTCGCCGCCACCCGAGGAGGTCGCCGGGCAAGCCCGCATGGCCGCCGGtgacggtggcggcggggatcttgCCGCTCTGTTTTTCTCACGGAGGGCAACggtcgtcggggcggcggccccgggtgGCGAGGCGTCGGCGTTCGGCTGGCGGCCTCCGTTGGTGCCGGTGGCCAGGTTCCTCGGCCGCTCGGGCGGCGAGGCCCCTGGTGGTTGGTGGTCGCGGTGGGAGGCCTTCTTCTTCGTCAGATCTGAAGGTATGACTCCTCCACCTCTCTGGCTCACTCCTCGTCCCCATCCATGGTGTCCGGCAGCCTTGGCTGCCGGCGCACTGGCTGGTGAGGTGCTGGTGGCTCAGGTCTGGGtccggggggaaaccctaggccggCTGGTCCGGCCTCGGCGGTGGCGACGCCCAAGGGCGCCGCTTTCCTTCCTGGAGGCGTCGTTGAGGACCATCCTTGCCCACCCCCTACCTTGCTCCCGAGCGAAAGCTCAAAATCCTCTCCGGATTGGGCGGCGTCGTCGCCGTGTCCGTCGTGCTCTCCATGGAGACGCCGCCTGGGGATGTTGCGGGTTTGGGTGAGTGTTGCCTTGGTGTGGAGGCGTCTGGCAGCTGGTTTGTCCTCTCTACAGTGGATAGCGATGCCTTGATTTGCAGATCCGGCGTCCCCTCTGGTGGTTTCTCTCCGGCGTGGCTGTCAGCCGTGTTATTGAGTACCCGACTCTTCTCTGCGGCGTCTGATTTTGCTCTCGTGATGCTTGCTGTTGTGGCTTGGCTCGGTGCTGTTTCATCCTCTTCGATTTCCCCAAGTGGCTTTCCCTCTTTGCTGGGTGTCCGCGGGCGTCAGCGTTGTAGCTGGCGTAGTGTGCTTTTGGCTTCGTGCAGGTCAGGCGACGTGTTCTTCATGAGTGTCCGTGAAGCCGGCTCCTATCCTAGCTCTCGGGTGAGTGTCTCTCTTGCCGACGGTGCGGCGTCCTCGAGCCAGGACGAGAGGGTAGGGGCCCTCTTCGGCATCTAAGGAGGTAGGAGTTGTCCCTTCTCCGCCCGATGTTACAGACACAATCTTGGTCCTGCCCTTAGCAGTCGGCTGATCCTTGGCTATCTACTCTGTTTGGTTGTCCTGACCCTTAGTGTAGTGGGCAGCGGCATTAGCAAGATGTGCTCCATTTTCCTATTTTTGTGCTTGTTAGTGCGTGTTGCGTTGTAAGCTGCTCCATCAGCCCTTgtatctttttcttctttgtttgctTTGTTGGTTCTCTGTAATGCCTGGCCGGTtcatggctttgttaattcaaagccgggctcttcttgagccttcgttttaaaaaaacaccaaatttaacatgttataggaaaattgctcagaaaaatatgaagacttcaaatatgatattatcttGCATGTTCATCATTTCTAAAATTATGTTTACGATGCGCCCTTAATTAATATATTTTTATATGGGGTATTTTGAAAATGTCTATTATATATGTTTCCTACAACTAGGTAGGTATTTTTGCTGTCTAATAAATTGGACACAATTTCAATACACTTAAAAATCATCCCACCTATGTTTTTGCACAACACTATTTATCACATTGTTTCAAGTACGACATCATGAAAGATTTTAAGGGATTTGCTGATGTATTTATttttcacccgttgcaacgcacatacATTTTTGCTATTATATTAATTTGTTATACCTATATTTTTAATAAATATATATagtcatttttggaattttttCGGGCTTTCGTGCTGGGCCTCGGGCTTTGGATTTGGGCAGGGCTTGGCAAAGTCCATGCAGATGTCTAATGAGCCTGGCCCGAGCCCAACCTGGATGACGGGCTTCGGGTTTGGGCCGGGCTTGGCAAAGCCTGGAATTTTTCCTAGGCTTGGGATTTTTTTTCGGGCCAAGCCGGGCTCGGGCTTGGACTGGAAGAAGAGAGGCGGTGACAAAGAAGGAAACAAGGAGGCTAATTGGTTCGTTGCCAAAGTATGGCATTGCCAATATTTGacaagccaacatttggcaaaaccAAAAATTGCCAAAAATTGGCAACTTTTTGAGAGGTGGACAAGAACCAATTGGTAGCCAACCAATTAAGACCCAAATTTTTAGACTTGCCAACAATTGGCATGCCAATTATTGGCACCAAACCAATTAGGCTCAAGGATTGGGCAAGCACCAATGAGGGCCGTGGTGGCGTACCATCGTTGTAGCGAGCATCAGCTGGGCACACACACCACTATGCCGGTCTGACTTACCTTGACGTTGTCATGACTCATGAAAATTGGATTGGGCTTACCCGCGCTCAAAGGGGACCAAACGGCAACCACGAGCGAGCAGCTCGACGCACAACGGCCGTTCCCCATATATCTACTCCTATAAAAAACtcaattggtgatgatggtgtgtctgctatccgtcatttctgaccattagatctgcatctaacgtctgtgaggtaagttgtggtaTTTTTGCAACAGTAGCCCACTTCTCTActtcaatttgcagaaaaccccttattatcttgaaagcaaccacatccctttctcacctcatcaaaacagacTGAGAAATATATTTCAGTAAaatgtaatatatttttagtggtatatgtatatcaaaacaagagtgttttctttcaaatttgtgaacaagtactattctactttgaatccgttgcaacgcacgggcacattgctagtaggaAAAAAAATCCCAACACGCATGACTCTAGGTGCTTCATCCTCGCCGATTTTTTTGAAGCGGTGGCGGCACCGATGAGCCGGGGCCGCGGCGCGCGACCGGCCTCTCTGGCGGGGATACGAATCTCTGGGCCGTGTGGAAGTCGCCCAGCTTTGAACCCTTTCTGATCTGACAGGTGCATTCTTGCCTTCTCGCCTCTGATTAATTCCTTTTATCTCCGGCCTGAGGCCGAGTGCCGCCGGAGCACCAGGCTCTGACAATCATAGAATTGCATTGTACACATACATCGTTTCAGTTCGTGGTTGTATGAGATAGGTACTCGTACTCTGCAGTGTTCAGTTAATGGTGAACCAAAAAAAAAAGTAGATTGTTGTGTTACGATCTAGCAGGACAAACTCAACTAGGGTTTAGGATCTGGACTGAAGTGGTTGACTCGTGAAGTCGTGAGTGCTCAGTGACCACGCCATTTAGTAGTGCTAAAAAACACCCTACACCCGGTGTAAGCCTTATAAAGACTGAGTTGGTGTTGAAGCCTCACACCCTGACAATGCGCAACTGCCATGACAGTTCATATTGAATCGCATAGCAGATTCatcattttttcatatatgcatgGTCTTACATCCATTATTAAAGTTGCCCTCATAATGATACATATTGTGACTTGTTATACACAAATTAACTGCTTAATATGAATTCTACTTTCATGGGATCTCCTTGGTGTAACTGAAAATATAGTATTAGTAGGAGTACAATATCCCCTAAACACATATTCAGGTGCACTTCACTGCTGATGCCTCGTAGCTACTCATGGTCCATCAGTTCTTTTGCTCTAGCCACAAGTGCAGATAGAGTTATGCTGTGCTCCATGAGTCCTGCATCACCCGAGAAGAACCTGTACTTTTCAGCCCTTGAAGGTGTACGCTCCATCATTAGCAGTGCTTCCATCATCCAACATTCCTTGAAACAGCCGGCGTACTCAGGATTACACTCCATCATGCATATGGTATGTTCAACTATCGCCCTTCTGATTCCAGGACAATGAGCAGTGGGTATCATATTTGAGTTAAGTGCGTCGACAAGTCTCTTTATGAATCTTTCCTTGATCTGACCATGCTCTAGTTCTCGTGCAAAATCGCCAGGAATGACATTACATATTTGTGAACTAAGGCCAACAAGGACCTCCAGTTCAGTCCCTTCTGCATCCATTATTCCTTCCAGCACCTGCAGTGGAAATAGTTAAGCTATGTAAGCCATGGTTAAACTTCGAATATATTGGCATTTTAAAAGTGGTAATCCGAGAGGTCACCATCTATTTATTTAGTTGTGTTGTGTACAACAGTATAGAAGTGAGAATTGATGATATTGCCATCTATTTACTTGAGTAGTAGCTTAAATGTAGGAGAAAGAAATTGTTGCAATAGCATGCGTAAATATAACTGCCTGGAGTAAGTTACAATATCCGCCTCTAATATTGCACATATAGCCTATATTTGCAGGGCTCACCTCTCTCAGAATGTAGGAGATTTCCTTCAGGTCCGAGTTGCCAAGCTCAGGTCGAACATGCACACACATATTCTGCAACAGGCTCGAAGCTACGTACCTGTACCTGTCACCATGGATCATAACTGTGAGTTCCTTGATGAATGAGTGTGGTTCCGCTAACATAATTAAGCAGTTGTTCGCACTCTCCATTGCCGGAACTGCCAATGCTTGCCCGGAGGTCATTTGTAGCAACTGAGCTGAATCTGTTCTTGAGAGAGCACTTTGGCTGAGAAATGCATCCATCAACCTGCTAATGATCACTGGGATGTGTCCGATCTCCTCCTTTATATTTTCCTCCATGGCAATGTTCTTAATGAGTTCTGTTGTGATCTCCCTCAGTTCATGGCTGCTATCATTGTTATCCAAGATCTCCACAAGATTGCTCAAAAGGAAGGGATGTTCTGAAATATTCTGACGCATAGTTACACCAATTTTCCCTTTAGTCTTTGCAAGTCTGCAAAGTAGCTTCAGTGATGAACGTTTCAGCAGTGTCTTGTGTGTCTCATTACTATATGTCATGTTGGGTCTATTGCTTGTGAACTCTATAACCTTTGTGGTTAGACCAGGGTCTCTGCAGATTTCTATACAATTCTCGAGATCAAAGCTAGCAAGCTTGTCAAGAATTAACATGCCCAGTACCGGGAGGAGATCTTGATCTTTCGATGGCTCCTCCTTTGGAACAGACTTTTTCCAGAATCTGAATATATGGGGCTTTGGTTCATCCATGTTACGTGGCTCATCCCTCGGAATGAAACAATATTTTGCCGTCTTCTTCAACCATTTAATCACCCGGGAGCTCTGTTCATTTCCACCAACTTGCTGAATCAAGTTATCTTGTTTTGGCTCGGGGCTATCAACGCCTAGAGGATCCCTTTCTTTCGATTCGTGGGCAGTGTCCAAAAGTGAGCCTATGAGCTGCATTGCCCCAGGGACAGAGACAATTCGGAGGTTATCTGCGAGCTCAGCAAAGACCTTCGTGGCAAATAATCTAACATCTTTATCCCTTTCACTTGTCCAGCCCAACATGTTAACCAAGCAGGCCACTGTTTTTGTGGAGGTGGTAAGTTCTGATATAGCTTTAGTCTTTAAGATCTCCTTTTTCAGAACATTGTCCAACATCTTAACCCCAGAGAGTTGCTTCTTGGGTGAGTCTGAATTTAAAGATTCCACTGCAAATGTGATGAGGCTAATCTTCTCTGGAGCAAGCACAGCCCCTTTCATGCATTTGTTGAAGACATATGCATAGTATGAATTGACATATTCCACTCCCTGGGGACCGCTAAATCCAGCCTGGCGGGCTAGTGATCTCCGTAAGATGAATGAAAAAATCTCAAGTATGCCGGCAATGGTATAGAGTATTCCTTGGCCAAGCAGCATCCCATAAAAGATGTAGAGAGATGGCACAAGATTTTTCATGTCCCCAAGGTTTTCCTTGTAGTGGTCATCGACTTTAAGGCCGCCCAAGAGTCCCAGCACGATGCGCAATACTGCTGCTGGGATCTGAAGGTTGCCAAATGACACTATCACTAGGGCCATTATGTCTAGCGAGGCAATGGTGAATTTAGTGTAGCCATGAAAAGTGAACATTAACATCATTGCCGTAGCAAACATGCATAAATTCAGAACAACTTGCCGCCAAAATACTATTTTGTTGCCGGGAGCCCGGTCTACTAGTTTGGAGATACTTTGGAACTGCAACCTGCTGATTGTCTGTAGGAGCACAACAGCAAGTAGTACCAGGTACAGTGTCCACTTGGCAGttgagtttctgaaactgagtttGCGAATGATTAAATTGCCTTCATCAGTAGCATCAATACTATGGCGTAACAGGGGATAAAGCAACAGAACTGCAACCATCGGGCTCCATAATGACGCTGCTTTGCGTAGCGGATTGGATGGGAGTAGTCTTAGACATAGAAATGGGCCAATCGCAAGTATTGCCACCAACCAAGGTCGTATGTGTGTTGATGCATAGTTGTTCCTTATAATCATGCACACCAGAACATTGGAGAAACATACGAACAAGCTCAGCTCATTACTGCCAATAGACTTTATAGCACCTCTCGTACGGAAGAACAGTTGGTAGTCTACCCTGTTGCTGCGACTGAACATCCTGAAGTGCATACATATATATGGTGTACTTAGACAAAAAcggacaacatgaaatccacaagGCTATATGCATAAATTATGATCTACTAAATCACAGTGACAGCTGTGAAATTTGGGTCCCTGGAGAAACTTACCCTGACAATATCTTTGGTACAGCTCTATACTTTTAGCGCCTAAATGGAAAACTGAAAAAGAAATTGGCGTATATTTTGTTTGAGTTGATATTTCAGATGATCTGATGTTGCCAAGGTCAATATTCACCCATTTGTAGGCTCCGGGTCATGTTTTTGGGTCTTGATAAAATGATAAATTGTATGTTTTTAAGAAAATAATAATCTAGTTTCATGTTTTTAATAGAACAAAATAATCTAGTTTCGTGATAGACATTATCTGCCTACTTTGTGCCTTCTTATTGGGCCAGCATCTTTGTATATAATGTGAAGGAGAATTCAAACGTTTGATGGCTTTTTTCCAGGCATTGTTGCTTCTCCCTTTtagctaagagcatctctagccaaACCCTTAAAATTTAACTCCTCAAACCTTAACTGCTTAAATTTGAGTTGCTCAAAAAACACAAACCTAACCGAACCCTCAAACTTAACTCCTCATTTTGAGCTGCCTTTCCCTTTTTAATAGAACAAAacaatttcttcttctttgagcctTCTTATTGGGCCAGCATGTTTGGATATAATGTTATGCATGTTTATTTTAAAATATTCAAACGATTGACGATATAATGTGCAATTGTTTGAAGTTTATGCGGCTAGGCTAAAAGAACAGAGAGAAAAAATGTCGTCCTCTAAATAtgctggggtggggggggggcggttAGGTCCGGCCACCGTTGGAGGATAATTATCCTCCTCTATGTATACTTGGTCCTTTACTCCTCTAACGGATAGGGATCGGTTAGAGTTTCTCTTAGAGTTTcctaataaagatgaccctc
This region of Triticum aestivum cultivar Chinese Spring chromosome 2D, IWGSC CS RefSeq v2.1, whole genome shotgun sequence genomic DNA includes:
- the LOC123051811 gene encoding uncharacterized protein, translated to MANVAEHRVQMRAAPPASKVVPAAPEKGLNRFVHSIAPMERVGSALGTLAFTWATVVVLSGYPTVLHVLDFWFATAIIFLEGLRMFSRSNRVDYQLFFRTRGAIKSIGSNELSLFVCFSNVLVCMIIRNNYASTHIRPWLVAILAIGPFLCLRLLPSNPLRKAASLWSPMVAVLLLYPLLRHSIDATDEGNLIIRKLSFRNSTAKWTLYLVLLAVVLLQTISRLQFQSISKLVDRAPGNKIVFWRQVVLNLCMFATAMMLMFTFHGYTKFTIASLDIMALVIVSFGNLQIPAAVLRIVLGLLGGLKVDDHYKENLGDMKNLVPSLYIFYGMLLGQGILYTIAGILEIFSFILRRSLARQAGFSGPQGVEYVNSYYAYVFNKCMKGAVLAPEKISLITFAVESLNSDSPKKQLSGVKMLDNVLKKEILKTKAISELTTSTKTVACLVNMLGWTSERDKDVRLFATKVFAELADNLRIVSVPGAMQLIGSLLDTAHESKERDPLGVDSPEPKQDNLIQQVGGNEQSSRVIKWLKKTAKYCFIPRDEPRNMDEPKPHIFRFWKKSVPKEEPSKDQDLLPVLGMLILDKLASFDLENCIEICRDPGLTTKVIEFTSNRPNMTYSNETHKTLLKRSSLKLLCRLAKTKGKIGVTMRQNISEHPFLLSNLVEILDNNDSSHELREITTELIKNIAMEENIKEEIGHIPVIISRLMDAFLSQSALSRTDSAQLLQMTSGQALAVPAMESANNCLIMLAEPHSFIKELTVMIHGDRYRYVASSLLQNMCVHVRPELGNSDLKEISYILREVLEGIMDAEGTELEVLVGLSSQICNVIPGDFARELEHGQIKERFIKRLVDALNSNMIPTAHCPGIRRAIVEHTICMMECNPEYAGCFKECWMMEALLMMERTPSRAEKYRFFSGDAGLMEHSITLSALVARAKELMDHE